One window of the Labilibaculum sp. genome contains the following:
- a CDS encoding DUF4907 domain-containing protein, with protein sequence MIKKKYFFIIVLLIGILFVSVYLFTGKTKPAYTIQTYQIEEGWGYRILKNNKAIINQYRIPAIQEKHTFPSEESARIVGEKVLEKIQLNKMPSISIDDLMDLMVVDSLQQPLILNDHIH encoded by the coding sequence ATGATTAAAAAAAAATACTTTTTTATAATAGTCCTATTGATTGGGATTTTATTCGTTTCTGTTTACCTCTTCACTGGCAAAACGAAACCGGCATATACCATACAAACCTATCAAATTGAAGAAGGCTGGGGGTATCGTATTTTAAAGAATAATAAAGCAATCATCAACCAATACAGAATTCCTGCAATTCAAGAAAAACATACTTTCCCTTCTGAAGAATCAGCAAGAATTGTTGGTGAAAAGGTTCTCGAAAAAATACAACTTAATAAAATGCCATCCATCTCTATTGATGATCTTATGGATTTGATGGTAGTCGATTCCCTGCAACAACCTTTAATTTTGAATGACCATATACATTAA
- a CDS encoding LytTR family DNA-binding domain-containing protein, which yields MIIESIILDRDLPHIESLKKYGESIPYLNIKACFSDLNQAKTYINENKTDLIFMDLEFAQQQKIDWSEFNIQKPEVIISMRCASYKYKDHYLSAFEYIMKPVSFEKFIQILNNIYIQKQGKTEHPKPEIKKNDFFFVKNNSLIEKVKFNEVLFFKGMKDYIWIQTINKKIITLQTMKNLSIYLPADRFLRIHKSYIVSLEHIDIIDKNRVVIGQERIPIGDTFRSSFFKSLKEQELIWD from the coding sequence ATGATAATAGAAAGTATTATTCTTGACCGTGACTTACCTCATATTGAATCCCTTAAAAAATATGGAGAAAGCATTCCCTACCTAAACATCAAAGCTTGTTTTTCAGATTTAAATCAAGCTAAAACTTATATCAACGAGAATAAAACAGATCTAATTTTTATGGATCTGGAATTTGCTCAACAACAAAAAATTGATTGGAGTGAATTCAACATCCAAAAACCGGAGGTTATTATAAGTATGAGATGTGCCTCATATAAATATAAGGATCATTACCTTAGTGCTTTTGAATACATTATGAAACCTGTTTCATTTGAAAAATTCATTCAGATTTTAAACAATATTTACATCCAAAAACAAGGCAAAACTGAACATCCAAAACCTGAAATTAAGAAGAATGATTTTTTCTTTGTTAAGAATAACTCGTTGATAGAGAAAGTGAAATTTAATGAGGTATTATTCTTTAAAGGAATGAAGGACTATATATGGATTCAGACTATTAACAAGAAAATTATCACTCTGCAAACCATGAAAAACCTGAGTATTTATCTACCTGCAGATAGATTTCTAAGAATTCACAAATCCTATATTGTATCATTGGAGCATATCGACATCATAGATAAAAACAGAGTCGTTATTGGTCAGGAAAGAATTCCTATTGGTGATACTTTCCGTTCTTCCTTCTTCAAAAGTTTAAAAGAGCAGGAACTAATTTGGGATTAA
- a CDS encoding NAD(P)H-dependent oxidoreductase subunit E: MAKIKLAKSKVDKLVEICKSFDNEGSELINVLHKAQETFGYLPAEVQEIIARELNVSVAHVYGVVTFYSFFSMVPKGEFPISICMGTACYVRGAEKVLEEFKRQLSVPVGETTEDGKFSISCLRCVGACGLAPVVTIGERVYGRVSAGDVADIIKEYQK; the protein is encoded by the coding sequence ATGGCAAAAATTAAATTAGCAAAATCCAAAGTGGATAAACTTGTGGAGATTTGCAAATCATTTGATAATGAAGGAAGCGAGTTGATTAATGTGCTTCATAAAGCTCAGGAGACCTTTGGGTATCTTCCAGCTGAAGTTCAGGAAATCATTGCCCGCGAATTGAACGTTTCTGTTGCTCATGTGTATGGTGTAGTTACATTCTATTCATTTTTCTCGATGGTACCCAAAGGTGAATTCCCAATTTCTATTTGTATGGGAACAGCTTGTTATGTTAGAGGTGCTGAGAAGGTGTTGGAAGAATTCAAACGTCAGTTGAGTGTTCCTGTTGGCGAAACTACCGAAGATGGTAAATTCTCAATAAGCTGTTTGCGTTGCGTGGGAGCTTGCGGACTAGCTCCGGTTGTTACTATCGGAGAACGTGTCTACGGACGTGTTTCAGCAGGGGATGTAGCTGATATTATTAAAGAATATCAAAAATAG
- a CDS encoding NADH-dependent [FeFe] hydrogenase, group A6 codes for MEKMIKLTIDKKQVEVPQGTTILEAAKGIGVDIPTLCYMHLGDMGIEHKPGGCRICVVEVEGRRNLAPSCNSKCEQGMVIHTHNMRVLNARKTVMELMLSDHPFDCLVCAKSGNCDLQSTAQQLGVRELHYKGEQSTYKVDYSPSIIRDMDKCIMCRRCETMCNDVQTVGALSAVNRGFKSVVAPAFEMDLEKSTCTYCGQCVAVCPTGALTEKDHTNQLIRDLADPKKTVVVQTAPAVRAALGEEFGMEPGTLVTGKMVSALRQLGFNSVFDTDFAADLTIMEEGTELLDRLKRHLDGDKDVKLPILTSCCPGWVNFFEHHFPEMKDIPSTARSPQQMFGPIAKNYLANEMGIKREDMIVVSIMPCLAKKYECQRDEFKVDGDPDVNYSISTRELANLIKQANMDLKTLPDEEFDNPLGESTGAGVIFGATGGVIEAAARTAYEVYTGKTLENVNFEALRGMEGIRSATVDFDGLDVNIGIAHGLGNARKLLEDIRDGKSQYHAIEIMACPGGCIGGGGQPLHHGDSSILKKRAAALYREDEGKAIRKSHENPYIIKLYEEFLGKPCGELSHKLLHTHYFDKSKDIEVE; via the coding sequence ATGGAAAAAATGATCAAATTAACCATTGATAAAAAACAAGTAGAAGTACCTCAGGGAACTACTATTTTGGAAGCAGCCAAAGGAATCGGTGTTGATATCCCAACTCTTTGCTATATGCATCTTGGCGATATGGGAATTGAACACAAACCTGGTGGATGTCGAATTTGTGTTGTTGAGGTGGAAGGCCGTCGTAATTTGGCACCATCTTGTAACTCGAAGTGTGAGCAGGGTATGGTGATTCATACTCACAACATGAGAGTGTTAAATGCCCGTAAAACTGTAATGGAGCTGATGCTTTCAGATCACCCATTCGATTGTTTGGTGTGCGCGAAATCAGGAAACTGTGATTTGCAGTCAACAGCACAACAATTAGGCGTTCGGGAATTGCATTATAAAGGTGAGCAATCAACCTATAAAGTTGATTATTCCCCATCAATTATTCGCGACATGGACAAATGTATTATGTGTCGCAGATGTGAAACAATGTGTAACGATGTGCAAACAGTAGGAGCTCTTTCTGCTGTAAACAGAGGTTTTAAGTCTGTTGTTGCTCCGGCATTCGAAATGGATTTAGAGAAATCAACCTGTACTTACTGCGGACAGTGTGTTGCAGTTTGTCCTACAGGAGCTCTTACCGAAAAAGACCATACCAATCAACTAATTAGAGATCTTGCAGATCCTAAGAAAACTGTTGTTGTTCAAACGGCTCCCGCTGTGCGTGCAGCTCTTGGTGAAGAATTTGGAATGGAACCAGGAACTTTGGTTACAGGAAAAATGGTTTCAGCATTGCGTCAGTTAGGATTTAACAGCGTTTTCGATACTGATTTTGCTGCTGATCTTACCATCATGGAAGAGGGAACAGAATTATTGGATCGTTTGAAAAGACATTTGGATGGAGATAAAGATGTTAAACTACCAATTTTAACCTCTTGTTGTCCGGGATGGGTGAACTTTTTTGAGCACCATTTCCCAGAGATGAAAGATATTCCATCAACCGCACGTTCTCCTCAGCAAATGTTTGGCCCTATTGCTAAAAATTATCTGGCGAATGAGATGGGAATTAAACGTGAAGACATGATCGTTGTTTCCATTATGCCTTGTCTGGCTAAAAAATACGAATGTCAGCGTGATGAGTTTAAAGTTGATGGCGATCCGGATGTGAATTATTCAATATCAACCCGTGAATTGGCAAACTTGATAAAGCAGGCTAATATGGATTTAAAAACTCTTCCGGATGAAGAATTTGATAATCCACTTGGTGAATCTACTGGTGCCGGTGTAATTTTTGGTGCTACGGGTGGTGTTATCGAGGCCGCTGCTCGTACTGCTTATGAAGTTTACACGGGAAAAACATTAGAGAATGTGAATTTTGAGGCTTTACGTGGTATGGAAGGCATTCGAAGTGCTACAGTCGATTTTGACGGACTGGATGTTAATATTGGTATTGCTCATGGTTTGGGAAATGCCCGTAAACTTCTTGAAGATATCCGTGATGGTAAATCGCAATATCATGCAATTGAGATCATGGCTTGTCCTGGAGGTTGTATTGGTGGTGGTGGTCAGCCATTGCACCATGGTGATTCTTCAATCTTGAAAAAACGTGCAGCAGCTCTTTATCGTGAAGATGAAGGAAAAGCTATTCGTAAGTCACACGAGAATCCATACATCATTAAATTGTATGAAGAGTTCTTGGGTAAGCCATGCGGAGAATTATCTCATAAATTATTGCATACTCATTATTTCGATAAGAGTAAGGATATTGAGGTTGAATAG